A genome region from Longimicrobium sp. includes the following:
- the nosZ gene encoding Sec-dependent nitrous-oxide reductase, producing MKRTALACAALAAAVMAGCDRKPQAPGTQPMATGDVQSAALATYVKPGDQDEYYLFYSGGHSGQVFVAGVPSMRHIATIPVFAPYPGTGYGFDEDTRAMLGGYTWGDVHHPAASKTNGDYDGRWLFVNDNANNRIARIDLRDLKTHQILGPIPNTMGNHGSSMVTDNTEYALVATRFSVPLGSQYEPLENYATRYHGAISGIKVDPKTGTMSLGWQIMTPPFNWDLGATGKGPSNDFAFWTSYNTERATGKLEVTTAQRDRDYVAVVNWRAAERAQQAGQTQTVGGVPIIDPAKTPGVMYLLPCGKNPHGVDVDPSGQYVICSGKLAPTANVFSFAKIQEAIQKRDFTGSEDGIPVLNYDHTILMEVPVGLGPLHTQFDGKGYAYTSLYVESAVAKWKLPPYAAGTDPRTIVVDKIPVQFNIGHLVTAHGDTRHPRGDFLVAMNKMSRGRHLDVGPSIPESSQLIDIRGNRMRMLYESYTEPEPHFAQLVHRSVFTPIEFYPRAESRDRNAVWQPRDTKVVRDAAHHRVEAWVYAIRTYFEPGRIQVQQGDTVTIHLTNAEQERDEIHGFGLTQHNLNVIMDPGDSKTVKFVASRAGVYPYYCTNFCSALHQEMQGYLEVVPPGRALTMYRNNTGLMVWQRRDAPQVAMAGGHGGH from the coding sequence ATGAAACGCACCGCACTCGCGTGCGCCGCGCTGGCCGCCGCCGTCATGGCCGGCTGCGACCGCAAGCCACAGGCGCCCGGCACCCAGCCCATGGCCACGGGCGACGTGCAGAGCGCCGCCCTGGCCACCTACGTGAAGCCGGGCGACCAGGACGAGTACTACCTGTTCTACTCCGGCGGCCACAGCGGCCAGGTGTTCGTGGCCGGCGTGCCCAGCATGCGGCACATCGCCACCATCCCGGTGTTCGCGCCGTACCCGGGCACCGGCTACGGCTTCGACGAGGACACGCGCGCCATGCTGGGCGGCTACACCTGGGGCGACGTGCACCATCCCGCCGCCAGCAAGACCAACGGCGACTACGACGGGCGCTGGCTGTTCGTGAACGACAACGCCAACAACCGCATCGCCCGCATCGACCTGCGCGACCTGAAGACGCACCAGATCCTGGGCCCCATCCCCAACACCATGGGGAACCACGGGAGCTCGATGGTCACCGACAACACCGAGTACGCGCTGGTGGCCACCCGCTTCTCCGTTCCCCTCGGCAGCCAGTACGAGCCGCTGGAGAACTACGCGACCCGGTACCACGGCGCCATCTCCGGCATCAAGGTCGATCCGAAGACGGGGACGATGTCGCTCGGCTGGCAGATCATGACGCCGCCCTTCAACTGGGACCTGGGCGCGACCGGGAAGGGCCCCTCGAACGACTTCGCCTTCTGGACCAGCTACAACACCGAGCGGGCGACCGGGAAGCTCGAGGTGACGACGGCGCAGCGCGACCGCGACTACGTGGCCGTGGTCAACTGGCGCGCGGCCGAGCGGGCGCAGCAGGCGGGGCAGACGCAGACGGTCGGCGGCGTGCCGATCATCGACCCCGCGAAGACGCCGGGGGTGATGTACCTCCTCCCCTGCGGCAAGAACCCGCACGGCGTGGACGTCGATCCCAGCGGCCAGTACGTGATCTGCTCGGGCAAGCTGGCGCCCACGGCGAACGTCTTCTCCTTCGCGAAGATCCAGGAGGCGATCCAGAAGCGCGACTTCACCGGGAGCGAGGACGGCATCCCCGTTCTCAACTACGATCACACCATCCTGATGGAAGTGCCCGTCGGGCTGGGGCCGCTGCACACGCAGTTCGACGGCAAGGGCTACGCGTACACCTCGCTGTACGTCGAGTCGGCCGTGGCCAAGTGGAAGCTGCCGCCGTACGCGGCGGGAACGGACCCGCGCACGATCGTGGTCGACAAGATCCCCGTGCAGTTCAACATCGGGCACCTGGTCACCGCGCACGGCGACACGCGGCATCCGCGCGGCGACTTCCTGGTGGCGATGAACAAGATGTCGCGCGGGCGGCACCTGGACGTGGGCCCGTCGATCCCTGAGAGCTCGCAGCTGATCGACATCCGCGGCAACCGGATGCGGATGCTGTACGAGAGCTACACCGAGCCGGAGCCGCACTTCGCGCAGCTGGTGCACCGCAGCGTGTTCACCCCCATCGAGTTCTATCCGCGCGCCGAGAGCCGCGACCGCAACGCGGTCTGGCAGCCGCGCGACACGAAGGTGGTGCGCGACGCGGCGCATCACCGGGTGGAGGCGTGGGTCTACGCGATCCGCACCTACTTCGAGCCGGGGCGCATCCAGGTGCAGCAGGGCGACACGGTCACCATCCACCTGACCAACGCCGAGCAGGAGCGCGACGAGATCCACGGGTTCGGGCTCACGCAGCACAACCTGAACGTGATCATGGACCCGGGCGATTCGAAGACGGTGAAGTTCGTGGCCAGCCGCGCCGGCGTGTACCCGTACTACTGCACCAACTTCTGCTCCGCGCTCCACCAGGAGATGCAGGGCTACCTCGAGGTGGTGCCGCCGGGCCGCGCGCTGACGATGTACCGCAACAACACCGGCCTGATGGTGTGGCAGCGGCGTGACGCGCCGCAGGTGGCGATGGCCGGCGGGCACGGGGGCCACTGA
- the nosD gene encoding nitrous oxide reductase family maturation protein NosD produces MILAAAAFAALLQAPPPRTLRVGPGAPFATPAAALAAARPGDTVRVARGTYRGALVISIPRLVLLGDEGAVIDGGRRGTAVAVRGADGVAIEGFVIRNSGRSLDTDDAAIKLFHSRRARILRNRIEESLHGVYLQEADSAAVERNVIAGDTALAEPRRGNGVHLFNSHGTRVMGNEIRWTRDGIYFAGANGNVIAGNEVARVRYGVHYMYSDDNVFEDNRFTANAAGAAIMSSKRIAFRGNLFARHVGYRAYGILLQSGEYVVAERNRIEGNLTGIFLDASLHCEFRGNAIVGNGVGIDLTASSEGNLFAGNAIAGNRTDVVNLLGAGENRWSENGRGNWWGRGKAFDLDGDGVGDRPFRAGDAFASLAASRGVLEIWVGTPAARALSWAEEAFPVFGVAHVEDPHPLVRPPAGVLAAPEDAAAPRRGLRASVLLPLAGLKLAFAGVIGWRRRIPARRTPRLA; encoded by the coding sequence ATGATCCTGGCCGCCGCCGCCTTCGCCGCGCTCCTCCAGGCGCCCCCGCCGCGCACGCTGCGCGTGGGCCCGGGCGCGCCCTTCGCCACGCCCGCGGCCGCGCTGGCCGCCGCGCGCCCCGGCGACACGGTGCGGGTGGCGCGCGGGACGTATCGCGGCGCGCTGGTCATCTCCATCCCCCGTCTCGTGCTGTTGGGGGATGAAGGTGCGGTGATCGACGGCGGGCGGCGCGGGACGGCGGTGGCGGTGCGCGGCGCGGACGGCGTGGCGATCGAGGGCTTCGTCATCCGCAACTCGGGCCGGTCGCTGGATACGGACGACGCGGCGATCAAGCTCTTCCACAGCCGCCGCGCACGCATCCTCCGCAACCGCATCGAGGAGTCGCTGCACGGCGTCTATCTCCAGGAAGCAGATTCGGCGGCGGTCGAGCGCAACGTGATCGCCGGCGACACGGCGCTGGCCGAGCCGCGGCGGGGGAACGGGGTGCACCTGTTCAACTCGCACGGCACGCGCGTGATGGGCAACGAGATCCGGTGGACGCGCGACGGGATCTACTTCGCAGGGGCCAACGGGAACGTGATCGCTGGCAACGAGGTCGCCCGCGTGCGCTACGGCGTGCACTACATGTACAGCGACGACAACGTGTTCGAGGACAACCGCTTCACCGCGAACGCGGCGGGCGCGGCCATCATGTCGTCCAAGCGCATCGCCTTCCGCGGCAACCTGTTCGCGCGTCATGTCGGCTACCGCGCCTACGGCATCCTGCTGCAGAGCGGCGAGTACGTCGTGGCCGAGCGCAACCGGATCGAGGGGAACCTGACGGGCATCTTCCTCGACGCGTCGCTGCACTGCGAGTTCCGCGGCAACGCCATCGTGGGCAACGGCGTGGGGATCGACCTGACGGCCAGCAGCGAGGGCAACCTCTTCGCCGGCAACGCCATCGCCGGCAATCGTACGGACGTGGTGAACCTGCTGGGCGCGGGCGAGAACCGCTGGTCGGAGAACGGCCGCGGCAACTGGTGGGGGCGCGGCAAGGCGTTCGACCTGGACGGCGACGGCGTGGGCGACCGCCCCTTCCGCGCCGGCGATGCGTTCGCGTCGCTGGCGGCCAGCCGCGGCGTGCTGGAGATCTGGGTGGGGACACCGGCCGCGCGTGCGCTGAGCTGGGCGGAGGAGGCGTTCCCGGTGTTCGGCGTGGCGCACGTGGAGGACCCGCACCCGCTGGTCCGCCCGCCCGCCGGCGTCCTCGCCGCGCCGGAGGATGCGGCGGCGCCGCGCCGTGGGCTGCGCGCGTCGGTGCTGCTGCCGCTGGCGGGGCTGAAGCTGGCGTTCGCGGGGGTGATCGGGTGGCGGCGGCGGATCCCGGCGCGGCGCACTCCCCGGCTCGCCTAG
- a CDS encoding ABC transporter permease subunit — translation MPTRIDAVRTIAAHELRGALRGKMVPAFGGLFAILAVGISLAGLGASGQALVQGFTRTAVSLLTLSLYLLPLLGLVLGAAAFGGEDGAAELLLAQPISRGEALLGRAAGLFAALAMVSLAGFGTAGALVAAQAGTEGLGGYVLVAIGSTLVGFAGLALGVLIGVTTRRRASAVGWALAAWFGAAVLYDLACIAVLQVMGTGEPGPYLVALLALNPMDGIRALGLVQLGADVLLGPTGAALQKLLGATAGALVVLAGVAAWTAGPLALAGRVYRRRDF, via the coding sequence ATGCCCACGCGCATTGACGCCGTCCGCACCATCGCCGCGCACGAGCTGCGGGGCGCGCTGCGAGGGAAGATGGTGCCCGCGTTCGGCGGCCTCTTCGCCATCCTCGCGGTGGGGATCAGCCTCGCCGGGCTGGGCGCCAGCGGTCAGGCGCTGGTGCAGGGATTCACCCGCACCGCCGTCTCCCTGCTGACGCTCTCGCTCTACCTCCTCCCGCTGCTCGGCCTGGTCCTCGGCGCCGCCGCGTTCGGGGGCGAGGACGGCGCGGCGGAGCTGCTCCTGGCGCAGCCCATCTCCCGCGGCGAGGCGCTGCTGGGGCGCGCGGCGGGGCTCTTCGCGGCGCTGGCGATGGTGTCGCTGGCCGGCTTCGGCACCGCCGGCGCGCTCGTGGCCGCGCAGGCGGGGACGGAGGGGCTGGGCGGCTACGTGCTGGTGGCGATCGGATCGACGCTGGTCGGCTTCGCGGGGCTCGCGCTGGGTGTGCTGATCGGGGTGACGACGCGGCGCCGCGCCTCGGCGGTGGGATGGGCACTGGCGGCGTGGTTCGGCGCCGCGGTGCTGTACGACCTGGCCTGCATCGCCGTGCTGCAGGTGATGGGGACGGGCGAGCCGGGGCCGTACCTCGTCGCCCTCCTCGCGCTGAACCCGATGGACGGCATCCGCGCGCTCGGGCTGGTGCAGCTCGGCGCCGACGTCCTCCTCGGCCCGACGGGCGCCGCGCTGCAGAAGCTGCTCGGCGCCACGGCCGGCGCGCTGGTCGTGCTCGCCGGCGTGGCCGCATGGACCGCCGGCCCGCTCGCGCTCGCCGGCCGCGTCTACCGCCGCCGCGACTTCTGA
- a CDS encoding glycosyltransferase family 4 protein yields the protein MRIVLSNASARWGGVTKVTEVLARGLQARGHDVVVFGRPKSLLEERMRAVVPFEPVLRGIDLHPPSLWRAARALRRHRADVVVALMKKDVRLTAPVARALGIPVVIRHANDQPLPRGLRGRVLYAGAMHVTNAEATRRTILASAPWLPPERVRVIHNGIDPAPFEGAAPIPLDLPEGAVRFGYVGSFEPRKGLRVLAEAWRRVAEAAPDAHLLMAGTGSEEAALREMLDDAPRVHWLGYRKDVPNVMAALDVLVLPSFVEGAPNVVQEAMATGVAVVATAVSGTPELARDGVEARLVPARDADALAAAMTEVALDADLRRRLAAAGHARVREEFTLERMLDRYEALLAEVARRG from the coding sequence ATGCGCATCGTCCTGAGCAACGCCTCGGCGCGGTGGGGCGGCGTGACGAAGGTGACGGAGGTGCTGGCGCGGGGGCTCCAGGCGCGCGGCCACGACGTCGTCGTCTTCGGCCGCCCGAAGTCGCTGCTGGAGGAGCGGATGCGCGCCGTCGTCCCGTTCGAGCCGGTGCTGCGGGGGATCGACCTGCACCCGCCCTCGCTCTGGCGCGCGGCCCGCGCGCTGCGCCGCCATCGCGCCGACGTGGTGGTCGCGCTGATGAAGAAGGACGTGCGCCTGACCGCGCCCGTCGCGCGCGCGCTCGGCATCCCCGTGGTGATCCGGCACGCGAACGACCAGCCGCTTCCGCGCGGCCTGCGCGGCCGGGTGCTGTACGCGGGGGCGATGCACGTCACCAACGCCGAGGCCACGCGGCGCACCATCCTGGCCTCAGCACCGTGGCTGCCGCCCGAGCGGGTGCGCGTGATCCACAACGGCATCGACCCGGCGCCGTTCGAGGGCGCGGCGCCGATCCCGCTCGACCTGCCGGAGGGCGCCGTCCGCTTCGGCTACGTGGGGAGCTTCGAGCCGCGGAAGGGATTGCGCGTGCTGGCCGAGGCGTGGCGGCGCGTGGCGGAGGCGGCGCCGGACGCGCACCTGCTGATGGCGGGGACGGGGTCCGAGGAAGCGGCTCTGCGGGAGATGCTGGACGACGCGCCGCGCGTGCACTGGCTCGGCTACCGCAAGGACGTGCCGAACGTGATGGCGGCGCTGGACGTGCTGGTGCTGCCGTCGTTCGTGGAGGGCGCGCCGAACGTGGTGCAGGAGGCGATGGCGACGGGGGTCGCGGTGGTCGCCACCGCCGTGTCCGGCACCCCCGAGCTCGCGCGCGACGGCGTGGAGGCGCGCCTCGTCCCCGCGCGCGACGCGGACGCGCTGGCCGCCGCGATGACGGAGGTCGCGCTGGATGCGGACCTGCGCCGCCGTTTGGCCGCCGCCGGCCACGCCCGCGTCCGCGAGGAGTTCACCCTCGAGCGCATGCTCGACCGCTACGAGGCCCTCCTCGCCGAAGTCGCGCGGCGGGGCTGA
- a CDS encoding lysophospholipid acyltransferase family protein: MQDTKPSPSPAPPAEASPTPVAPAAQQASTAVARPARGGETPRHTAAHRVEYALARTLETAVATLPERAADAVGRRIGRMVYRLGIRRKVVEENLRMAFPEKDEAWIHATARAAYEHLGRESAAILRLSRLDRQAIVDRTVPVGWDELQEALAEGKGVILVTGHYGNWEIAAATVAARGTPISAIVRRQGNLLVDARLDDLRRNLGVETVTQREAPSRVPRLLRKNRVIGIVGDQDARRAGVFVPFFGRPASTHRGPALFALKLGAPVFACVARRLPGREVRYEVSGQRVPVVRTGDLEADVQALTAELAARLEGEVRKAPEQYFWFHRRWKSSPTSEQSAAETGNSESVSAPADSDPDDA; this comes from the coding sequence ATGCAGGACACGAAGCCATCCCCATCCCCCGCCCCACCGGCGGAGGCATCCCCGACGCCCGTCGCGCCCGCCGCGCAGCAGGCGTCGACCGCCGTCGCGCGGCCGGCGCGCGGGGGCGAGACGCCGCGCCACACCGCCGCGCACCGCGTGGAATACGCGCTGGCGCGGACGCTGGAGACCGCCGTCGCAACCCTCCCCGAGCGCGCGGCGGACGCGGTGGGGCGGCGCATCGGGCGGATGGTGTACCGCCTCGGCATCCGCCGGAAGGTGGTGGAGGAGAATCTCCGCATGGCCTTCCCGGAGAAGGACGAGGCTTGGATCCACGCCACGGCGCGGGCCGCGTACGAGCATCTCGGCCGCGAGTCGGCCGCCATCCTCCGCCTCAGCAGGCTCGACCGCCAGGCCATCGTCGACCGCACCGTTCCCGTCGGCTGGGACGAGCTGCAGGAGGCGCTGGCGGAGGGGAAGGGCGTGATCCTCGTCACCGGCCACTACGGCAACTGGGAGATCGCCGCCGCCACCGTGGCCGCGCGCGGGACACCCATCTCCGCCATCGTCCGCCGCCAGGGGAACCTGCTGGTGGACGCGCGGCTCGACGATCTGCGGCGGAATCTCGGCGTGGAGACCGTCACCCAGCGCGAGGCGCCGTCGCGCGTCCCCCGTCTCCTGCGGAAAAACCGGGTGATCGGCATCGTGGGCGACCAGGACGCGCGGCGCGCCGGCGTCTTCGTCCCCTTCTTCGGCAGGCCCGCCTCGACGCACCGGGGGCCCGCGCTCTTCGCGCTGAAGCTGGGGGCGCCGGTGTTCGCCTGCGTGGCGCGCCGCCTGCCGGGGCGCGAGGTGCGCTACGAAGTGAGCGGCCAGCGCGTTCCCGTGGTCCGCACGGGCGACCTGGAGGCCGACGTGCAGGCGCTCACGGCGGAGCTCGCGGCGCGGCTGGAGGGCGAGGTGCGCAAGGCGCCGGAGCAGTACTTCTGGTTCCACAGGCGCTGGAAAAGCAGCCCTACATCGGAACAATCCGCGGCGGAAACGGGTAATTCCGAGTCCGTTTCCGCACCCGCGGACAGCGACCCGGACGACGCGTGA
- a CDS encoding ABC transporter ATP-binding protein has product MIRYTGFTKRFGKVAAVSGLDLEVREGEALALIGPNGSGKTTTLKAALGLIRPTAGSVTVDGLDAVAAGRQARARLGYLPQRLSFPEGCAAREVMRFYARLRGADAREVDALLDRVDLLAAADRTAEEFSGGMKQRLGIAVALLGTPGALVLDEPTAALDPTGSLSVRDLVARIRAEGTTVLLSSHDLAEVSALASRLAVFVAGKLVALGTPGELVRELGLHARIQVGIADWLPDPREAAERAGARQVEWVGTTLRCEVLPGREAAVVEALRQAGTQLTEITVRTPDLEDIYRAVTLSGRRAA; this is encoded by the coding sequence ATGATTCGCTACACCGGCTTCACCAAGCGCTTCGGCAAGGTGGCCGCCGTCTCCGGGCTGGACCTGGAGGTGCGCGAGGGCGAGGCGCTGGCGCTGATCGGGCCCAACGGCTCGGGGAAGACGACCACGCTCAAGGCCGCGCTCGGGCTCATCCGCCCCACCGCCGGCTCCGTCACCGTCGACGGCCTCGACGCCGTGGCGGCCGGGCGGCAGGCGCGCGCGCGGCTCGGCTATCTCCCGCAGCGCCTCTCCTTTCCCGAAGGGTGCGCCGCGCGCGAGGTGATGCGCTTCTACGCGCGTCTCCGCGGCGCGGACGCCCGCGAGGTGGACGCGCTGCTCGACCGCGTGGACCTGCTGGCCGCGGCCGACCGCACGGCGGAGGAGTTCTCGGGGGGGATGAAGCAGCGGCTGGGGATCGCCGTCGCGCTCCTCGGCACCCCCGGCGCGCTGGTGCTGGACGAGCCGACGGCCGCGCTCGATCCGACGGGATCGCTCAGCGTCCGCGACCTCGTCGCCCGCATCCGCGCGGAGGGAACGACGGTGCTGCTGTCGTCGCACGACCTGGCGGAGGTCTCCGCGCTGGCCAGCCGCCTCGCCGTGTTCGTCGCCGGGAAGCTGGTGGCGCTGGGCACGCCCGGCGAGCTGGTGCGCGAGCTGGGGCTGCACGCGCGCATCCAGGTGGGGATCGCCGACTGGCTGCCGGACCCGCGCGAGGCCGCCGAGCGCGCCGGCGCCCGCCAGGTGGAGTGGGTCGGCACCACGCTCCGCTGCGAGGTCCTCCCCGGCCGCGAGGCCGCCGTGGTCGAGGCGCTGCGGCAGGCGGGCACCCAGCTCACCGAGATCACCGTGCGCACGCCGGACCTGGAAGACATCTACCGCGCGGTCACCCTTTCCGGCCGCCGCGCGGCGTGA
- a CDS encoding plastocyanin/azurin family copper-binding protein, whose translation MQPRNLMALAALGATLLAACGGEKGGDAGAPADTAQPAAAPAAAPAPATGSGPTALGEQEEANGTVIEVKMITDDTGNRFEPNVINAKEGDVLRFTLATGVHNVDFLAAKNPGVNGLPAPSEMLQLPGQTKEYVVGLKAGSYYFQCDPHAALGMTGTLNVTAD comes from the coding sequence ATGCAGCCCAGGAACCTGATGGCCCTCGCCGCGCTCGGCGCCACCCTGCTGGCCGCGTGCGGCGGCGAAAAGGGCGGCGACGCCGGCGCGCCCGCCGACACCGCGCAGCCCGCCGCGGCCCCGGCCGCCGCGCCCGCCCCCGCCACCGGCTCCGGCCCCACCGCGCTGGGCGAGCAGGAAGAGGCGAACGGCACCGTGATCGAGGTGAAGATGATCACCGACGACACGGGAAACCGCTTCGAGCCGAACGTGATCAACGCGAAGGAAGGCGACGTGCTGCGCTTCACCCTGGCCACGGGCGTGCACAACGTGGACTTCCTGGCCGCGAAGAACCCCGGCGTGAACGGCCTCCCCGCGCCCAGCGAGATGCTGCAGCTCCCCGGGCAGACCAAGGAGTACGTCGTGGGATTGAAGGCGGGCTCGTACTACTTCCAGTGCGACCCCCACGCCGCGCTGGGGATGACCGGCACGCTGAACGTCACCGCCGATTGA
- a CDS encoding DUF6766 family protein, whose translation MGKWIRSHSLGLAAILLFAGSFVGQVLTGRAEYNEDQEAHGQPPVSLVGYFGTGHFGEATLENWESEFLQMAVFIFLTAFLVQRGSAESRKPEDEPGAGEEPIDEDPRKHRGDPKAPWPVRRGGIALALYRNSLSIALFLLFLASFAGHAVTGAAEYSEEQGAHGQPAVSALAFVATPRFWFESFQNWQSEFLSVFALTVLSIWLRQQGSPESKPVHAPHEQTGEE comes from the coding sequence GTGGGGAAGTGGATCAGGAGCCACAGCCTTGGGCTCGCGGCGATCCTGCTGTTCGCGGGCTCGTTCGTGGGCCAGGTGCTCACCGGGCGCGCCGAGTACAACGAGGACCAGGAGGCGCACGGCCAGCCGCCCGTGTCGCTCGTCGGGTATTTCGGCACCGGGCACTTCGGCGAGGCGACGCTGGAGAACTGGGAGTCCGAGTTCCTGCAGATGGCGGTGTTCATCTTCCTGACCGCGTTCCTGGTGCAGCGCGGCTCCGCGGAGAGCCGCAAGCCGGAAGACGAGCCGGGCGCGGGCGAGGAGCCGATCGACGAGGACCCGCGCAAGCACCGCGGTGACCCGAAGGCACCGTGGCCGGTGCGGCGCGGGGGCATCGCGCTGGCGCTCTATCGCAACTCGCTCAGCATCGCGCTGTTCCTGCTCTTCCTGGCCTCGTTCGCGGGCCACGCCGTCACCGGGGCCGCCGAGTACAGCGAGGAGCAGGGCGCCCACGGCCAGCCGGCGGTGAGCGCGCTGGCCTTCGTGGCCACGCCGCGCTTCTGGTTCGAGAGCTTCCAGAACTGGCAGAGCGAGTTCCTGTCGGTGTTCGCGCTGACGGTCCTGTCCATCTGGCTGCGGCAGCAGGGCTCGCCCGAGAGCAAGCCCGTCCACGCCCCGCACGAGCAGACCGGCGAGGAGTAG
- a CDS encoding nitrous oxide reductase accessory protein NosL, with the protein MRPTLLRISISLALAACATADAAPRPREIAYGVDACEQCHMSVDDPGLAAEWLEPGGAAHKFDQPGCLVAWLAKHPVDGTGFVRDYGGGWVRADSATYVIGGRRTDMGFSVTAFRARSAADARAAEIHGRTLDWTTLKKEGVPDAHAH; encoded by the coding sequence ATGAGACCGACCCTGCTCCGCATCTCCATCTCCCTGGCCCTGGCCGCGTGCGCTACCGCGGACGCCGCCCCGCGCCCGCGCGAGATCGCCTACGGCGTGGACGCCTGCGAGCAGTGCCACATGAGCGTCGACGACCCCGGCCTGGCCGCCGAGTGGCTGGAGCCCGGCGGCGCCGCGCACAAGTTCGACCAGCCCGGGTGCCTCGTCGCCTGGCTGGCGAAGCATCCCGTCGACGGCACCGGCTTCGTGCGCGACTACGGCGGCGGCTGGGTGCGCGCCGACAGCGCCACGTACGTGATCGGCGGGCGGCGGACGGACATGGGCTTCAGCGTCACCGCCTTCCGCGCGCGCTCCGCCGCGGACGCCCGCGCGGCGGAGATCCACGGCCGCACGCTCGACTGGACGACGTTGAAGAAGGAAGGAGTGCCCGATGCCCACGCGCATTGA
- a CDS encoding glycosyltransferase has product MIYICIPSLNEARTIGVLLWKIRQVMEEFPRDYHVLVLDDGSTDDTREVLEPYRRVLPVTVLRNEKTGGYAPAVERLIKEAVRMSTHPKRDAVVVMQADFTESPDDIPHLLKRLEGGADVVGSTVKETEGELPRSLRWSRRGLPWLVSRAPLPKEIRDPLSGFRAYRVSVLKRALQDRDGKPLLTKHGWAANAELLLSVAPHVRRAEDAEVSLRYTRRERPTRFRPWSTAVELWDFVRKAPRRLAEARAAAALPEAQRPQKPAQPEPVAAVAEPPRQPKPQRAPEASPAAGPPSQRSRPPRNRNRGRGERQQGDEGRQRPQQQQPQGDTQRPRDRERPPRPQAEAADAQPVAEQPVIEQPVIDQPAGEQASGEAPQPSRKKRRGNRQRNRSRRAETEGQADAAESPDAAEPSSDAAPEQPGEAPKKRKRPPRPRRPRRKPSATGGEIGEGGDSGGDAAGGPSPASSGDAGGGGGGGEPPGEG; this is encoded by the coding sequence GTGATCTACATCTGCATCCCCTCGCTGAACGAGGCGCGCACCATCGGCGTGCTTCTCTGGAAGATCCGCCAGGTGATGGAGGAGTTCCCGCGCGACTACCACGTGCTGGTGCTCGACGACGGGTCCACCGACGACACGCGCGAGGTGCTGGAGCCGTACCGCCGCGTCCTTCCCGTCACCGTGCTGCGCAACGAGAAGACGGGCGGCTACGCGCCGGCGGTGGAGCGGCTGATCAAGGAAGCGGTGCGCATGTCCACCCACCCCAAGCGCGACGCGGTGGTGGTGATGCAGGCGGACTTCACCGAGAGCCCCGACGACATCCCCCACCTGCTCAAGCGGCTGGAAGGCGGCGCGGACGTCGTCGGATCGACGGTGAAGGAGACGGAGGGCGAGCTGCCGCGCAGCCTGCGCTGGTCGCGCCGCGGCCTCCCCTGGCTGGTCTCCCGCGCGCCGCTGCCGAAGGAGATCCGGGATCCGCTCTCGGGCTTCCGCGCGTACCGTGTGTCGGTGCTCAAGCGCGCGCTGCAGGACCGCGACGGCAAGCCGCTGCTGACCAAGCACGGCTGGGCGGCCAACGCCGAGCTGCTGCTGTCGGTAGCCCCGCACGTGCGGCGCGCGGAAGACGCGGAGGTCTCGCTGCGCTACACCCGCCGCGAGCGGCCCACGCGCTTCCGCCCGTGGAGCACCGCGGTGGAGCTGTGGGACTTCGTGCGCAAGGCGCCGCGGCGGCTCGCCGAGGCCCGCGCCGCCGCCGCGCTCCCCGAGGCGCAGCGCCCGCAGAAGCCGGCGCAGCCCGAGCCCGTCGCCGCCGTCGCCGAGCCGCCGCGGCAGCCGAAGCCGCAGCGCGCGCCGGAAGCATCGCCCGCGGCGGGGCCGCCGTCCCAGCGCAGCCGCCCGCCGCGCAACCGCAATCGCGGCCGCGGCGAGCGCCAGCAGGGGGACGAGGGACGCCAGCGTCCTCAGCAGCAACAGCCGCAGGGAGATACGCAGCGCCCGCGCGACCGCGAACGCCCGCCGCGTCCCCAGGCCGAGGCGGCGGATGCGCAGCCGGTCGCCGAGCAGCCGGTGATCGAGCAGCCCGTGATCGACCAGCCGGCCGGCGAGCAGGCGAGCGGCGAGGCGCCGCAGCCGTCCCGGAAGAAGCGCCGCGGCAATCGCCAGCGGAATCGCTCGCGCCGCGCGGAAACCGAGGGGCAGGCGGACGCGGCTGAATCTCCGGACGCCGCCGAGCCGTCTTCTGATGCGGCGCCGGAGCAGCCGGGCGAGGCGCCGAAGAAGCGCAAGCGCCCGCCGCGCCCCCGCCGCCCGCGCCGCAAGCCGTCCGCTACCGGCGGAGAGATCGGCGAGGGCGGAGATAGTGGTGGCGACGCGGCCGGCGGTCCATCTCCCGCATCCAGCGGCGACGCGGGCGGGGGCGGAGGAGGCGGAGAGCCGCCGGGAGAAGGATGA